One window of the Psilocybe cubensis strain MGC-MH-2018 chromosome 12, whole genome shotgun sequence genome contains the following:
- a CDS encoding Ubiquitin carboxyl-terminal hydrolase 3: MSATTESESAGKWIPLESNPEVFNFWAKKAGLVTSQAHFEDIYGLDDDMLAIVPRPVKAVVLLFPIDADGEARRAEEDSKIAREGQPKIDNTIFWVKQTISNACGTIGLIHALANSDVTFTPTSLLQKYIIQCENKTPLERAELLATTPLFADIHAESADSGQSAQTIDTDLHFTCFVEAPDADIRGAAQGAGISEGAKTDTKTSGMRLIELDGRRAGPVDHGECTDLLKDVANLVKARYMSASTSVYFNLMALTTAPQD, translated from the exons ATGTCTGCTACaacagaatcagaatctgCTGGTAAATGGATACCTTTAGAGAGTAATCCAGAG GTTTTCAACTTT TGGGCCAAAAAGGCGGGTTTGGTGACATCTCAAGCCCACTTCGAAGACATCTATGGATTAGACGATGAC ATGCTAGCAATCGTACCTCGTCCTGTCAAAGCGGTTGTACTTCTTTTCCCAATTGACGCCGATGGGGAAGCCAGGAGGGCCGAAGAAGATTCGAAGATAGCCAGAGAAGGTCAACCAAAGATCGACAATACGATATTTTGGGTTAAACAGACT ATATCTAATGCTTGTGGCACGATCGGACTTATCCACGCATTGGCAAAT TCGGATGTGACCTTTACGCCAACCAGCCTTCTTCAAAAATATATTATTCAATGTGAAA ATAAAACCCCCCTGGAACGCGCCGAGCTTCTGGCCACGACGCCACTTTTTGCCGACATTCATGCCGAGTCTGCTGACTCTGGCCAGTCCGCTCAAACCATTGATACTGACCTCCACTTTACCTGCTTTGTCGAGGCTCCGGATGCTGATATCAGAGGCGCAGCTCAAGGTGCTGGAATAAGTGAGGGTGCAAAAACCGACACGAAGACTTCAGGGATGAGACTCATTGAATTGGACGGTAGAAGAGCCGGTCCAGTAGATCATGGGGAATGCACTGATTTGCTCAAG GACGTTGCCAACTTGGTGAAAGCGCGATACATGTCGGCTTCGACCAGCGTTTACTTCAACCTTATGGCTCTAACCACTGCACCACAAGATTAA
- a CDS encoding putative FCP1 homology domain-containing protein (putative FCP1 homology domain-containing protein C1271.03c), with protein MPPSSMSTELLASRGTSHSPRPRSASPPPPRRTEPREEYLRLSQEPSSYVEAPEKARKLIVLDLNGSLLLRSAHQRRLPTPRQAPHSQDQSTDPYADPTVLRPLRVVHPRPYLSSFITYILHPKTKQWLDTMVWSSAQPHSVNDMVDKCFKERRQELKAVWARDTLGLTNNEYHRKTLTLKDLEKPWAELPLVSSNDPKPPSDRPPPPTSSSPTSDSVSLPNGAAESDPPATTSQTTHSARTTLLIDDSPLKAALQPWNHLVIPEYVQEMRNKDLKVAELVREKEMVQDRTTEQSQDKETGATVSEDLTDEIKADALSQPLSDAVPAPVEINAPSAASDSHLETSAADNGPDATADTQSNRALKRLQKKEAGKLKRAEEHAKRISEVVGDQKFDQTLLAVIGILDRVKWEDNVAGWMRSGGLVNVEGVNVHHFTGETSVKDAGVPTLQSVPDLENEREEETSKRPLSHTPPTRSRDASASPSPDDGTIPGSGSKKRRRVSDQAENLSTVEEAALDTGMDTSVDGAVSQPNEATSTDISLAQMQSTQAQPDDQEKIEEEKAEQSATGIPVISSPNSMLVPQPPNPLCDDDGEQSKSLKLWYEYPEVLAFWAERGQRALGELGIEVTSGILLNGSARRKVST; from the exons ATGCCCCCCTCGTCCATGTCCACGGAACTCCTCGCGTCTCGTGGGACTTCACACTCGCCTCGGCCTCGTAGTGCCAGCCCACCACCCCCGAGGCGAACAGAACCAAGGGAGGAGTACCTTCGCTTATCGCAGGAGCCCTCATCATACGTTGAAGCTCCTGAAAAGGCGCGAAAGCTCATCGTACTCGACCTGAACGGGTCCTTGCTCTTGCGCAGTGCTCATCAAAGGCGTCTTCCGACTCCTCGACAAGCACCTCATTCTCAGGACCAATCAACCGATCCATATGCAGACCCCACAGTTTTACGCCCCCTACGAGTCGTACACCCCCGTCCATATCTCTCCTCTTTTATCACCTACATCTTGCACCCGAAAACTAAACAGTGGCTTGACACCATGGTCTGGAGCTCAGCACAACCGCATAGCGTCAACGATATGGTTGATAAATGTTTCAAGGAACGAAGGCAAGAGCTTAAAGCTGTGTGGGCAAGAGATACGTTGGGGCTGACGAACAATGAATATC ACAGAAAGACTTTGACATTAAAAGACCTTGAAAAACCATGGGCGGAACTCCCCTTGGTCTCTTCTAACGATCCAAAACCCCCGTCCGATAGGCCTCCACCACCTACCAGCTCTTCTCCGACTTCCGACTCTGTCTCACTTCCCAACGGTGCTGCTGAATCTGATCCCCCGGCCACTACATCACAAACCACTCATTCTGCTCGCACAACACTCCTTATCGACGATTCGCCTCTCAAAGCAGCCCTCCAGCCATGGAACCACCTCGTTATTCCCGAGTACGTCCAGGAAATGCGTAACAAAGATTTGAAGGTCGCCGAACTCGTGAGGGAGAAGGAAATGGTACAGGATAGAACAACGGAGCAGTCCCAGGACAAAGAAACGGGTGCAACAGTCAGCGAAGATCTCACCGATGAAATCAAGGCCGACGCCTTGTCACAACCTCTCTCTGATGCAGTCCCTGCACCTGTCGAAATCAACGCTCCGTCTGCAGCATCCGATTCTCACTTGGAGACATCTGCCGCTGACAATGGTCCCGATGCCACCGCGGACACGCAGTCCAATCGTGCCCTCAAACGTTTGCAAAAGAAAGAGGCTGGAAAACTAAAACGTGCTGAAGAGCATGCGAAGCGGATATCGGAAGTCGTAGGGGACCAAAAGTTCGACCAAACACTGCTTGCTGTTATTGGAATTTTGGACAGGGTGAAATGGGAGGACAATGTAGCCGGTTGGATGAGATCTGGGGGATTAGTAAACGTGGAGGGTGTTAATGTACACCACTTCACTGGAGAAACTTCTGTGAAGGACGCCGGTGTGCCCACACTGCAGTCAGTCCCGGATTTAGAGAATgaaagggaggaggagacatCAAAGCGCCCACTGTCCCACACGCCACCTACAAGGAGCCGTGACGCGTCTGCCTCCCCGTCCCCTGATGATGGCACAATCCCAGGATCGGGTtcaaagaagaggaggcgaGTCAGTGATCAGGCAGAGAACCTTTCAACTGTTGAGGAAGCAGCCCTTGATACGGGGATGGATACCTCGGTGGATGGGGCAGTATCGCAGCCCAACGAGGCGACCTCGACGGACATATCTTTAGCTCAGATGCAGTCGACTCAGGCCCAACCGGATGATCAAgagaaaattgaagaagaaaaggcggAGCAATCGGCAACAGGCATTCCCGTAATTTCAAGCCCCAATTCTATGCTTGTCCCTCAACCCCCAAATCCATTATGTGATGACGATGGAGAGCAGAGCAAATCTTTAAAATTGTGGTACGAATATCCTGAGGTTCTCGCGTTCTGGGCGGAGAGGGGGCAGAGGGCGTTGGGCGAGTTGGGTATAGAGGTTACGAGTGGCATTCTACTAAACGGAAGTGCAAGGAGAAAAGTTAGTACTTAA
- a CDS encoding Zinc finger protein ZPR1 produces the protein MAHKEELFPAIGEIAAKTDEIPAAETEEGSKTEGGENFDNEDKVVQEIESLCMKCHEQGVTRLMLTSIPFFREVIVMSFRCEYCGASNNEIQSAGEIRPEGTLYTAKILERKDLNRQIVRSASCEITIPELDLTLPPTNRGQLTTVEGLIRDVVSDLSMDQPLRRIQDEVSYTKIQEIIDKMKPILGDPDDDEEVQEQADYLNLPLTPFTVKLDDPAGNSFIEFYGGMSDPKWNLRTYHRTLEQNVALGLVAADDAQAQSEVIQEEVTPEAITDDEVFVFDGLCSSCGHAIKTNMKKVNIPYFKDILIMSTNCEFCGYRDNEVKSGAAISPQGKRIILKCEDREDLSRDILKSETAGLTIPEIDLVLTHGTLGGRFTTVEGILEQIYEELADKAFAGDSSNKEDKEAYEAFLKGLKEVKNAERPFTIILDDPLANSYMQNLYAPDPDPNMTIELYDRTFEQNEELGLNDIKVEGYEEDAASEKKDEGNDKETSNSV, from the exons ATGGCCCACAAAGAGGAACTATTTCCAGCCATTGGAGAGATCGCTGCTAAAACTGACGAAATCCCAGCCGCCGAAACAGAGGAAGGCTCGAAAacagagggaggagagaaTTTCGACAACGAAGACAAAGTAGTTCAGGAGATAGAGTCATTGTGCATGAAATGTCATGAACAG GGTGTTACTAGGTTGATGTTGACTTCGATACCCTTCTTCAGGGAAGTGATTGTAATGTCATTCCGATGCGAGTACTGTGGCGCATCCAACAATGAAATCCAGTCTGCTGGAGAAATCAGAC CCGAAGGAACGCTCTACACCGCTAAAATCCTGGAACGCAAAGATTTGAACAGGCAGATTGTTCGCTCTGCTTCATGCGAAATCACGATTCCCGAACTCGATCTTACCCTTCCGCCAACAAACCGCGGTCAGCTTACCACAGTCGAGGGCCTCATTCGCGATGTCGTCTCTGATCTGAGCATGGACCAGCCTCTCAGGCGGATACAAGACGAGGTGTCGTACACGAAGATTCAGGAAATCATCGATAAGATGAAACCCATCCTCGGAGatcccgacgacgacgaggaggttCAAGAGCAAGCCGACTATCTCAATCTCCCCTTGACCCCATTTACTGTGAAGCTCGACGACcccgctggaaacagcttTATCGAGTTTTACGGAGGAATGTCTGATCCTAAGTGGAATCTTCGCACGTACCATCGTACTCTGGAGCAAAATGTAGCGTTGGGGTTGGTTGCTGCGGATGATGCTCAGGCGCAGTCGGAGGTGATACAAGAGGAAGTAACGCCAGAGGCTATTACGGACGACGAGGTTTTCGTTTTCGATGGACTATGTTCAAGCTGCGGACATGCCATCAAGACTAACATGAAGAAAGTCAACATCCCCTACTTTAAA GATATCTTGATTATGTCCACTAATTGCGAATTCTGTGGATATCGCGATAACGAAGTAAAATCTGGCGCGGCAATCTCGCCTCAAGGAAAACGAATCATCCTTAAATGTGAAGATCGTGAGGATCTCAGTAGAGATATCCTCAAG AGCGAGACTGCGGGTTTGACGATACCTGAAATCGATCTTGTGCTTACTCACGGTACATTAGGAGGACGGTTTACGACAGTAGAGGGAATCTTAGAGCAGATTTACGAAGAGTTGGCAGACAAGGCGTTCGCGGGAGACTCTTCGAATAAAGAAGACAAAGAGGCGTACGAGGCGTTCTTGAAAGGACTCAAGGAA GTCAAAAACGCTGAGAGACCGTTCACAATCATCCTAGACGACCCGCTCGCCAATTCCTACATGCAAAATCTATACGCCCCTGATCCCGACCCGAACATGACGATTGAACTCTACGATCGCACCTTTGAGCAAAATGAGGAGCTTGGGTTGAACGATATAAAGGTGGAGGGGTATGAAGAAGACGCCGCTTCtgagaaaaaggatgaaggAAACGACAAAGAGACTTCGAATTCGGTATAA
- a CDS encoding Succinate dehydrogenase [ubiquinone] cytochrome b small subunit, mitochondrial — translation MSSSLLLRSAFSRNLTHRLAARSVNQARYATSEASQYKYVPGGPIIQGTVNDPTTFPAPSRTHGSYHWSFERLLSAGLVPLTAAAFVTTGSNYPVLDGLLGVSLIMHSHIGFDQCLVDYLHPRKFPILGKVATWTLRTATVGTLVGLYQFNTNDIGLTELIARAWTA, via the exons ATGTCCTCGAGCCTTCTTCTCCGCTCTGCGTTCTCCAGGAACCTTACACATCGTCTGGCAGCGCGCTCTGTTAACCAGG CTCGATATGCAACCAGCGAAGCATCCCAGTATAAATACGTCCCTGGCGGTC CCATCATCCAGGGAACCGTGAACGACCCCACCACCTTCCCAGCACCCTCACGAACCCATGGGTCTTACCACTGGTCATTTGAGCGACTCCTCTCAGCGGGCCTCGTTCCTTTGACTGCCGCTGCATTCGTCACAACTGGAAGCAACTATCCTGTTCTCGATGGACTTCTTGGGGTCAGCTTGATTATGCACAGTCACATTGGC TTCGATCAATGCCTTGTTGACTATCTGCACCCCCGAAAATTCCCTATTCTCGGAAAGGTTGCTACCTGGACGCTGAGAACGGCGACTGTTGGAACCCTTGTTGGCCTCTACCAGTTCAACACCAACGACATTG GTCTCACCGAGCTAATTGCTAGGGCCTGGACCGCTTAA
- a CDS encoding putative alpha-L-arabinofuranosidase C has product MSATSPIIRIDPARIIDEVDPRIYSGFTEHMGRCIYGGIYDPENKSGLSDERTGFRKDVMEALKALKIPIVRYPGGNFVSTYRWQDGVGPRELRPRRPELAWLTEESNQFGTGDVH; this is encoded by the exons ATGTCAGCCACTTCTCCAATCATCCGTATCGACCCAGCTCGCATCATCGATGAGGTCGACCCTCGTATCTACTCTGGCTTCACCGAACACATGGGAAGATGCATCTACGGAGGCATATATGACCCAGAGAACAAGAGCGGCTTATCGGACGAGAGGACAGGATTCAGAAAGGATGTGATGGAAGCTCTGAAGGCTCTCAAGATTCCTATCGTGAGGTATCCTGGAGG AAATTTCGTCAGTACCTATCGATGGCAAG ATGGTGTCGGTCCTCGTGAACTTCGCCCACGAAGGCCTGAACTTGCATGGTTGACCGAGGAGAGCAATCAGTTTGGAACAGGTGACGTTCATTGA
- a CDS encoding putative alpha-L-arabinofuranosidase C, translating into MFRLLVGQMESHDYAKKAFQWAKALRLLDPSIKLISCGENGYSDWDRVTLRKLAPVVDFHSIHLYTTSHGKHLVNVMGPAAAEKGIEITRSLIDLAKIEGGLSKDLTVCFDEWNVWDPVRAPGEKGAEEHYDLSDALGASLSVHVDIPTPALVYTGPTSPKFVQDLSVHTPDSAKLTKLVDVSAVLASVGQGKEIRIAIVNKSDDMDFKVPILFGPQATVKDEFTVYEIWHEDLKANNGFDGERVRTVVKNDRLTGSYNLKSHSFQSIERFYCQPTIIVLIISLMIWYPESMGTPRKLKQVIFIGHTILNAIVDLVLIQSVSINSIMSN; encoded by the exons ATGTTTCGACTATTAGTCGGACAGATGGAGTCGCACGACTACGCGAAGAAAGCCTTCCAATGGGCAAAAGCGCTGCGGCTTCTTGACCCCAGCATCAAGCTCATCTCATGTGGAG AAAACGGATACTCTGACTGGGATAGGGTCACGCTTCGAAAACTCGCACCTGTCGTCGATTTTCACTCCATTCACT TATACACAACAAGCCATGGCAAACATCTTGTAAACGTCATGGGTC CCGCAGCCGCTGAGAAAGGAATTGAAATTACGCGCTCTCTCATTGATCTTGCAAAGATTGAAGGCGGGCTCAGCAAAGACTTGACTGT CTGCTTCGATGAGTGGAATGTCTG GGATCCCGTTCGTG CCCCGGGAGAAAAGGGTGCAGAAGAGCATTATGACCTCTCAGACGCACTTG GGGCATCGCTCTCCGTTCACGTCGATATCCCCACGCCTGCACTAGTATACACGGGCCCAACATCTCCCAAATTTGTCCAGGATCTGAGTGTACATACCCCGGATTCAGCCAAGCTTACCAAGCTCGTGGACGTCAGTGCAGTCTTAGCTTCCGTCgggcaaggaaaagaaattaGGATCGCGATTGTGAATAAAAGCGATGACATGGACTTCAAGGTTCCCATCCTGTTTGGCCCTCAGGCTACGGTGAAAGACGAGTTTACTGTATACGAAATTTGGCACGAAGATCTCAAAGCTAACAATGGGTTTGATGGCGAGAGAGTGCGCACGGTCGTGAAAAATGATAGGCTTACTGGTAGCTATAATTTGAAAAGCCACTCCTTCCAAA GCATTGAGCGTTTTTATTGCCAACCAACCATCATTGTGCTAATTATATCCCTCATGATCTGGTACCCGGAATCTATGGGCACACCAAGGAAGTTAAAGCAGGTTATATTCATTGGACACACTATTCTAAATGCAATTGTCGATCTGGTCCTTATCCAATCCGTTTCAATAAATTCTATCATGTCCAATTGA
- a CDS encoding Delta(12) fatty acid desaturase, translated as MGSDLKTQQYSEDSLPEYTPMPWSLKEIRAAIPAEYFVRDTARGLSYFGRDVLLAATAWTCATYIDPYFQQAATKELLTPIGAEVARWAAWLVYWWFQGLIFTGIWVIGHECGHGAFSDHKIVNDVLGFITHTFLWTPYFSWRISHHRHHSNHASMERDEVYVPKTREDLGIPDKANEEIDWDEIFGDTPIYTLYMLIRQQVLAFPAYLLFNVSGQKNYPKWTNHFDPNSILFTKAQRNVVIISNIGIAAMVYGVVHFSSIYGAGEVIKYYGIPWLLVSHWFIMITYLHHTDPLLPHYRGKEWNFQRGAAATVDRDFLGWQGRFFLHDVAHFHVIHHFFPKMPFYHGPEATQHLKAFIGEHYAYSNKNPFKALWESYNKCQFVENEGDVLFYRDKKGQAVRRPAAEYRVKSKTQ; from the exons ATGGGTTCCGATCTCAAGACGCAGCAATACTCAGAGGATTCTCTTCCCGAGTATACGCCTATGCCATG GTCTCTTAAAGAGATACGCGCCGCCATTCCCGCCGAGTACTTTGTCAGGGACACAGCTCGTGGTCTTTCGTACTTCGGTCGCGATGTCCTACTTGCGGCTACAGCTTGGACTTGCGCTACATATATCGACCCATATTTCCAACAGGCCGCAACCAAGGAGCTTTTGACGCCTATCGGAGCTGAAGTAGCTCGATGGGCAGCATGGCTCGTATA TTGGTGGTTCCAAGGCCTCATCTTCACCGGTATCTGGGTTATCGGTCACGAATGCGGACACGGCGCTTTCTCTGACCACAAAATTGTCAACGATGTTCTCGGATTC ATTACCCACACCTTTTTATGGACTCCCTATTTCTCTTGGAGAATCTcgcatcatcgtcatcactCAAATCACGCATCCATGGAGCGTGATGAAGTGTATGTTCCCAAAACCCGTGAAGACCTTGGTATCCCCGACAAAGCCAATGAAGAAATCGACTGGGACGAGATCTTTGGCGACACCCCCATTTACACTCTTTACATGTTGATACGCCAGCAAGTGCTCGCATTCCCGGCATATCTCC TTTTCAATGTTTCCGGACAAAAGAATTACCCAAAATGGACCAACCATTTCGATC CCAACTCGATTCTCTTCACTAAAGCCCAACGCAATGTGGTTATCATTTCGAATATCGGTATCGCGGCTATGGTCTACGGTGTCGTACACTTTTCCTCCATTTACGGTGCTGGCGAGGTCATCAAGTATTACGGAATCCCTTGGCTCTTGGTTTCCCACTGGT TCATTATGATCACCTACCTCCACCACACCGACCCACTGCTCCCCCACTACCGTGGCAAGGAATGGAACTTCCAGCGTGGAGCCGCCGCGACCGTCGACCGTGACTTCCTTGGATGGCAAGGtcgcttcttcctccacgATGTCGCCCATTTCCATGTTATCCACCAT TTCTTCCCAAAGATGCCTTTCT ACCACGGCCCTGAGGCTACTCAGCATTTGAAGGCTTTCATTGGAGAGCACTACGCGTACTCAAATAAGAACCCATTCAAGGCCCTGTGGGAGAGCTATAACAAATGCCAATTCGTCGAGAATGAGG GCGATGTCCTTTTCTACCGCGACAAGAAGGGACAAGCTGTTCGCCGCCCAGCTGCTGAATATAGAGTCAAGTCTAAAACTCAATGA
- a CDS encoding Delta(12) fatty acid desaturase, with amino-acid sequence MFSIFKDGPEYIKRTQTPFKPTQVTLAEVHSVVPKHLHEKNTFKALCYVARDITCAVIVYKLGWMIDSFASSLVTNYNVPPLAGSAVKWSLWALYWHWQGVILAGWWCMAHEAGHGSLSSYSWINHFIGYTMHTFILVPYYAWRSTHHAHHKATMSIERDENFVPRTRSDYGLPPESTARMSDYHEIFEETPIYTLGRMIFMQLLGWQYYLLTNVMGSPMYPPGTNHFQPSSPLFKPHERNGIIASNIGLSVMSTILYLWTKEVGLGNFLKLYFVPYLLANHWIVMLTYLHHSDPTIAHYRNKQWSFLRGAVSTVDRPLLGWAGRFFLHNVSHDHVAHHLFSSIPFYNQPYVTEAIKKVLKDDHNYDSTNTFRALYRTFTQCCFIEDDGDIVFYKNKHGQVARVLAPEALKNPTKKDL; translated from the exons ATGTTCTCTATCTTCAAGGACGGCCCGGAATACATCAAGCGAACTCAGACTCCATTCAAGCCAACTCAG GTGACTTTAGCCGAAGTGCATTCAGTCGTTCCAAAGCACCTCCACGAAAAGAACACCTTCAAGGCTCTGTGCTATGTTGCTCGAGACATTACTTGTGCAGTTATCGTGTACAAGCTTGGATGGATGATTGATTCCTTTGCGAGTTCACTTGTCACCAACTACAATGTTCCACCACTGGCTGGTAGCGCTGTTAAATGGTCTCTGTGGGCACtttactggcattggcaaGGCGTCATTCTAGCAGGATGGTGGTGTATGGCTCATGAGGCAGGACATGGAAGTCTCTCGTCCTATTCTTGGATAAATCATTTCATCGGTTACACCATGCACACG TTCATTCTGGTTCCCTATTATGCCTGGAGGTCGACTCATCACGCTCACCACAAGGCCACAATGTCTATCGAACGCGATGAGAACTTTGTTCCTCGCACTCGCTCTGATTATGGTCTTCCCCCAGAGTCAACTGCGCGCATGTCGGATTATCACGAGATCTTCGAGGAAACCCCAATCTACACTCTTGGTCGAATGATTTTTATGCAACTTCTTGGCTGGCAATACTACCTGTTAACCAATGTCATGGGATCTCCTATGTACCCACCCGGCACGAAT CACTTCCAACCGTCTTCGCCACTTTTCAAACCCCACGAACGAAATGGAATCATTGCCTCGAACATTGGTCTATCGGTCATGTCGACAATTCTTTACCTATGGACAAAAGAAGTAGGCTTGGGCAACTTCCTGAAGTTGTACTTTGTTCCTTATCTG CTCGCCAATCACTGGATCGTCATGTTGACGTATCTCCATCACTCGGACCCTACTATTGCTCACTACCGAAACAAGCAATGGTCCTTCCTTCGTGGGGCAGTTTCTACTGTCGATCGCCCTCTCCTTGGATGGGCCGGccgcttcttcctccacaACGTGTCTCACGATCAC GTCGCTCACCATCTATtttcttccattccattct ATAATCAGCCATACGTAACAGAGGCGATCAAGAAGGTTCTCAAAGACGATCACAATTATGACTCAACC AACACTTTCCGCGCACTCTATCGTACTTTTACCCAGTGCTGCTTTATCGAAGACGACGGAGACATCGTATTCTACAAGAATAAACATGGACAGGTCGCTCGCGTTCTTGCTCCCGAAGCGTTGAAGAACCCGACCAAGAAAGATCTTTAG